Proteins co-encoded in one Paracrocinitomix mangrovi genomic window:
- a CDS encoding PKD domain-containing protein, with product MKNFFKSLLVGFILMISTFNSNAQCTVIAPVPNDACYQQVIANDPFCCNTAWDGICQNAYDNCNPGSGCTVVAPVPQDACYDQVILNDPFCCNTSWDALCQQAYDDCSGTGPCTVIAPVPQDNCWNAVVVMDPFCCNTSWDALCQQEYDDCMGVGGGNTPCTVNAPVPNDGCYQVVIAQDPDCCNLAWDVDCQNAYDNCSSQTFNCGSVQNFVVPPCITEVTIVAAGGQGGGTLGGQGAEVVGTIAVTPGQVLQVSAGCQGAAGSAGGGFGGGGNGQNSGSGWPSFGGGGASYVSTAPYGMNNAVIVAGGGGGAGGGDTPGEGGDGGCPTATAGITTYGYGGQGGTSISGGAGGGPWTAGGGAGGNGSFGQGGAGGVDLAYGNNPGGGGGGGYYGGGGGGSDNISGTSFVGGGGGGGGSSLIPAGGGCTQDANNGNGFVVIAWGCETTPPTASNPAPITVQCAANVPAPNPAVVTDEADNCGTPPTVAWVSDVSNGQTCPEIITRTYSVTDACLNQITVTQTITIDDTQAPVFAGAPANITVQCGSVPAMTNLNWTDNCDGAGSVPGVDGPLTGGTCGGTITRTWTYTDNCGNIATAQQIITVNDTQAPVFAAAPANTTVQCSANVPAMTNLNWTDNCDGAGSVAGVDVSNGQTCPEVIIRTWTYTDNCGNTATAQQIITVDDTQAPVFAAAPANTTVQCSANVPAMTNLNWTDNCDGAGSVVGTDVSNGQTCPEVITRTWTYTDNCGNTATAQQIITVDDTQAPVFAAPPANTTVQCSANVPAMTNLGWTDNCDGAGSVVGTDVSNGQTCPEVITRTWTYTDNCGNTAAVSQTITVDDTQAPVFAAPPANITVECAGNVPAMTNLGWTDNCDGAGSVVGTDVSNGQTCPEIITRTWTYTDNCGNVASVSQTITVDDTTPPTASNPPNINLVGLPIPAADPNVVTDESDNCDPNPTVTFISDVSDGNSCPETITRTYEIEDDCGNTSQVTQLIIIGDANPPTASNPLPLGVECIADIPLPDPNVVTDEADDAGIPVVAWDNDASNGQTCPEIITRTYSVTDNCGNVIYVTQTITVNDITPPFFAAPPANTSVQCSADVPAMTNLNWTDNCDGAGSVVGSDASDGNTCPETITRTWTYTDNCGNTATVQQTIVVDDTTPPLGTAPAAITVQCAADVPAADPALVTGVSDNCTVNPTVNFVGDASDGQLCPETITRTYEIIDNCGNTTTVTQTITVDDTTNPTASNPAQIIVPGGPAPTPDPNVVIDEADNCTANPVVAFVSQVSDNNPCPETITYTYSVTDDCGNQIFVTHEVLITDPIAPTGTAPADITVECIGDVPAADPALITDEADNNGTPTVTHLSDVSNGQTCPEVITRTYRITDPCGNFIDVIQLITVDDITAPTASNPAAVIVECIADVPAVDVAVVTDEVDNCTVNPTVTHVGDASDGNTCPEVITRTYRITDDCGNFVDVFQTITVDDITPPLGTAPAAVTVQCAADVPAADPALVTGVSDNCTANPTVNFVSDASDGQLCPETITRTYEIIDNCGNTTTVTQTITVDDTTNPTASNPAQIIVPGGPAPAPDPNVVIDEADNCTANPVVAFVSQVSDNNPCPETITYTYSVTDDCGNQIFVTHEVLITDPIAPTGTAPADITVECIGDVPAADPALITDEADNNGVPTVAHVGDVSDGQSCPETITRTYSITDQCGNVITVDQIITVNDITAPTASNPAAVVVECIADVPAVDVAVVTDEADNCTVNPTVTHVGDASDGNTCPEVITRTYRITDDCGNFVDVFQTITVDDITPPLGTAPAAVTVQCSADVPAADPALVTGVLDNCTANPTVNFVGDASDGNTCPEVITRTYEIVDDCGNTTTVTQTITVDDTTPPTASNPASTTIPGGPAPAPDPNVVIDEADNCTANPVVAFVSQVSDNNPCPETITYTYSVTDDCGNTINVTHDVIITDPILPTASNPLPVTVECIGDVPAPDPAVVTDEADNNIGAPVVAWVSDVSDGNTCPEVITRTYSVTDVCGNTINVAQTITVNDITPPTASNPVAVTVQCIGDVPAVDINVVTDEADNCTVNPTVTHVSDVSDGNTCPETISRTYRITDDCGNTTDVVQTITVDDTTPPTASNPTSVVVECIGDVPAVDIAVVTDEADNCTAAPVVAHVSDVSDGNTCPETITRTYSVTDDCGNSIDVTQTIIVNDITAPTASNPAPITVSCASDVPLADITVVTDEADNCTAAPVVAHVSDVSNGNVCNGEIITRTYSVTDDCGNTINVTQEIHIDAATPSVDAGLSQVVCEGDAVTLTASNPDNAQISWDNGVLDGISFIPPVGNNTYTVVASVCNGECFSDDQVNVNVNPTPVIAFEGDVLLGCADHTVTFTNNSTEQFDCNWSFGDGGASNTCGPVSYTYNNSGMFDVTLTVTSQAGCTASDTYNDYVEVVAYPDAIFSYSPTELDIMDTEVEFTNASTNALYYEWNFGDLTQNSTEENPTHEYPSQQGGDYMVTLLAYNDLGCYDTTNALISIKDILIFYVPNVFTPDGNSINNDFKPIFYSGLDIYDYHLTIFDRWGEIVFESYNASVGWNGHFGDGGLVQDGSYVWQLEFGVTMSDEKKKHRGHVTVLK from the coding sequence ATGAAGAATTTTTTCAAAAGCCTTTTAGTTGGATTCATTTTGATGATTTCAACTTTTAATTCAAACGCTCAGTGTACCGTAATTGCACCGGTTCCTAATGACGCATGTTACCAGCAAGTGATTGCCAATGACCCATTTTGTTGCAATACTGCCTGGGATGGAATATGTCAGAATGCATATGACAATTGTAATCCCGGAAGTGGATGTACAGTGGTTGCACCGGTTCCGCAAGATGCTTGTTATGATCAGGTTATTTTGAATGATCCTTTTTGCTGTAATACTTCATGGGACGCATTGTGTCAGCAAGCATATGATGATTGTAGTGGTACAGGTCCTTGTACTGTTATTGCCCCAGTTCCTCAGGATAACTGCTGGAATGCGGTTGTTGTAATGGATCCTTTTTGTTGTAATACTTCATGGGATGCATTGTGTCAACAAGAATATGACGATTGTATGGGTGTTGGTGGAGGAAATACTCCATGTACAGTAAATGCACCTGTACCAAATGATGGTTGTTATCAAGTGGTAATTGCACAAGATCCTGATTGCTGTAATTTGGCGTGGGATGTAGATTGTCAAAATGCTTATGATAACTGTTCTTCACAAACATTTAACTGTGGAAGTGTACAAAATTTTGTAGTTCCTCCTTGTATTACAGAAGTTACAATTGTTGCTGCTGGAGGTCAAGGTGGTGGAACATTAGGAGGTCAAGGAGCAGAGGTTGTTGGAACAATTGCTGTTACTCCTGGTCAAGTGTTACAGGTGAGTGCTGGGTGTCAAGGAGCTGCCGGTTCTGCTGGTGGAGGATTTGGTGGTGGAGGTAATGGTCAAAATTCTGGATCAGGATGGCCTTCGTTTGGCGGAGGAGGTGCTTCTTACGTGAGTACTGCTCCTTATGGAATGAATAATGCAGTAATCGTTGCCGGTGGTGGCGGTGGAGCTGGCGGAGGTGATACACCAGGAGAAGGTGGAGATGGTGGATGTCCAACGGCAACAGCTGGTATAACTACTTATGGTTATGGAGGCCAAGGAGGTACTTCAATTTCTGGAGGTGCCGGAGGTGGACCATGGACTGCAGGTGGTGGTGCTGGTGGAAATGGATCTTTTGGACAAGGTGGTGCCGGTGGTGTTGACCTTGCTTATGGAAATAACCCCGGTGGTGGTGGCGGTGGAGGCTACTACGGCGGTGGCGGTGGTGGATCAGATAATATCTCTGGAACCAGCTTTGTTGGTGGTGGCGGAGGTGGCGGAGGTTCCTCTTTGATTCCTGCCGGAGGAGGATGTACACAAGATGCTAATAATGGAAATGGTTTTGTGGTAATTGCTTGGGGTTGTGAAACTACACCTCCAACTGCTTCTAATCCTGCACCAATTACTGTTCAATGTGCGGCCAATGTTCCAGCGCCAAATCCAGCGGTTGTTACAGATGAAGCCGATAACTGTGGAACTCCTCCTACCGTTGCGTGGGTGAGTGATGTTTCAAATGGCCAAACCTGCCCTGAAATTATTACAAGAACTTATAGTGTAACGGATGCATGTTTAAATCAAATAACGGTTACACAGACGATTACTATTGATGATACCCAGGCTCCAGTTTTTGCAGGAGCTCCTGCTAATATAACTGTACAATGCGGATCTGTTCCTGCAATGACAAACCTTAACTGGACTGATAACTGTGATGGTGCTGGTTCTGTTCCTGGTGTTGATGGCCCATTAACAGGAGGAACTTGTGGTGGTACAATTACCAGAACCTGGACCTATACAGATAATTGCGGTAACATAGCCACGGCTCAGCAAATTATTACTGTAAATGATACTCAGGCTCCTGTTTTTGCAGCAGCTCCTGCTAATACCACTGTTCAATGTTCGGCAAACGTTCCTGCTATGACAAACTTAAACTGGACAGATAACTGTGATGGTGCCGGATCAGTAGCCGGAGTTGATGTTTCAAATGGTCAGACCTGTCCTGAAGTTATTATCAGAACATGGACCTACACTGATAACTGCGGTAATACAGCTACAGCCCAACAAATAATAACAGTTGATGATACGCAAGCTCCTGTTTTTGCTGCAGCTCCTGCAAATACTACTGTTCAATGTTCAGCAAACGTTCCTGCAATGACAAACCTTAACTGGACTGATAACTGTGATGGTGCCGGTTCTGTGGTTGGTACAGATGTTTCAAATGGCCAAACTTGTCCAGAAGTTATTACGCGTACATGGACCTATACAGATAACTGTGGTAATACAGCTACAGCTCAACAAATAATTACAGTTGATGATACGCAAGCTCCTGTTTTTGCGGCTCCTCCTGCTAATACTACCGTTCAATGTTCAGCAAATGTTCCTGCAATGACAAACTTAGGTTGGACTGATAACTGTGATGGTGCCGGTTCTGTGGTTGGTACAGATGTTTCAAATGGCCAAACTTGTCCAGAAGTTATTACGCGTACATGGACCTATACTGACAATTGTGGCAATACAGCTGCAGTTTCACAAACCATTACTGTTGATGATACGCAAGCTCCTGTTTTTGCTGCCCCACCAGCCAACATAACAGTAGAATGTGCTGGAAACGTTCCTGCTATGACAAACTTAGGTTGGACAGATAACTGTGATGGTGCTGGTTCAGTAGTTGGTACGGATGTCTCAAACGGTCAAACTTGTCCTGAAATTATTACAAGAACCTGGACTTACACAGACAATTGTGGAAATGTTGCGTCCGTATCTCAAACCATAACAGTAGACGATACAACTCCACCAACGGCTTCAAATCCTCCTAACATTAATTTGGTTGGATTACCGATTCCTGCAGCTGATCCTAATGTGGTAACTGACGAATCTGATAACTGTGATCCTAACCCAACTGTTACATTTATTTCTGATGTGTCTGACGGAAATTCTTGTCCAGAAACGATTACTAGAACATATGAAATTGAAGATGATTGTGGAAATACTTCTCAAGTAACTCAGCTGATAATTATTGGAGATGCGAATCCTCCTACGGCTTCAAATCCTCTTCCTTTAGGTGTAGAATGTATTGCAGATATTCCTTTACCGGATCCGAATGTTGTAACGGATGAGGCAGATGATGCCGGAATTCCAGTAGTTGCCTGGGATAATGATGCATCAAATGGACAGACTTGCCCTGAGATAATAACAAGAACTTATTCTGTTACTGATAACTGTGGAAATGTTATTTATGTGACGCAAACAATAACAGTAAATGATATAACACCACCTTTTTTTGCAGCTCCACCGGCAAATACTTCTGTTCAATGTTCTGCAGATGTTCCGGCAATGACAAACTTAAACTGGACAGATAACTGTGATGGTGCTGGTTCAGTAGTAGGCTCAGATGCCTCAGATGGAAATACTTGCCCGGAAACAATTACAAGAACCTGGACATATACTGATAACTGTGGAAATACTGCAACTGTACAACAAACAATTGTAGTTGATGATACAACACCGCCTTTGGGAACAGCACCAGCAGCAATAACAGTTCAGTGTGCAGCAGATGTACCTGCAGCAGACCCAGCCTTAGTAACTGGAGTATCTGACAACTGTACAGTTAACCCAACGGTAAACTTTGTGGGTGATGCATCTGACGGACAATTATGTCCTGAGACAATAACCAGAACTTATGAAATTATTGATAACTGTGGAAATACTACAACAGTAACACAAACCATTACAGTTGATGATACTACTAATCCAACGGCATCTAATCCGGCGCAAATTATTGTACCGGGAGGGCCAGCTCCTACGCCGGATCCTAATGTTGTAATTGATGAGGCAGATAACTGTACAGCTAACCCTGTGGTGGCATTTGTATCACAAGTATCAGATAACAATCCATGTCCTGAGACAATTACTTATACTTATTCAGTAACGGATGATTGTGGTAACCAAATATTTGTAACTCATGAAGTATTGATTACAGATCCAATTGCCCCAACCGGAACAGCTCCGGCTGATATCACTGTTGAATGTATTGGTGATGTACCAGCTGCTGATCCTGCTTTAATCACAGATGAGGCCGATAACAATGGAACTCCAACAGTAACACATTTATCAGATGTTTCCAACGGGCAAACTTGTCCAGAAGTGATAACCAGAACATATAGAATTACAGATCCTTGTGGAAACTTTATTGATGTGATACAATTAATTACGGTTGATGATATCACAGCACCAACAGCATCTAACCCTGCTGCAGTAATTGTAGAGTGCATTGCAGATGTACCTGCAGTAGATGTAGCAGTGGTAACAGATGAGGTAGATAACTGTACGGTAAATCCAACGGTAACACATGTTGGAGATGCATCAGATGGAAATACTTGTCCTGAAGTGATTACAAGAACATATAGAATTACTGATGATTGTGGAAACTTTGTAGATGTATTCCAAACAATCACGGTAGATGATATCACACCACCACTAGGAACAGCTCCAGCAGCAGTAACAGTTCAGTGTGCAGCAGATGTACCTGCAGCAGACCCAGCCTTAGTAACTGGAGTATCTGACAACTGTACAGCTAACCCAACTGTGAACTTTGTTTCAGATGCATCTGACGGACAATTATGTCCTGAGACAATAACCAGAACTTATGAAATTATTGATAACTGTGGAAATACTACAACAGTAACACAAACTATTACAGTTGATGATACTACTAATCCAACGGCATCTAATCCGGCGCAAATTATTGTACCGGGAGGGCCAGCTCCTGCACCGGATCCTAATGTTGTAATTGATGAAGCAGATAACTGTACAGCTAATCCTGTAGTGGCATTTGTATCACAAGTATCAGATAACAATCCTTGTCCTGAGACAATTACTTATACTTATTCAGTAACGGATGATTGTGGTAACCAAATATTTGTAACTCATGAAGTATTGATTACAGATCCAATTGCCCCAACCGGTACAGCACCAGCTGATATCACAGTTGAGTGTATTGGAGATGTTCCAGCGGCTGATCCTGCTTTGATTACAGATGAAGCAGACAACAATGGTGTGCCAACAGTTGCGCACGTAGGAGATGTATCAGATGGACAATCATGCCCTGAGACGATTACTAGAACTTACTCAATAACTGACCAGTGTGGAAACGTAATCACAGTAGATCAAATCATCACAGTAAATGATATCACAGCACCAACAGCATCCAACCCTGCAGCGGTAGTTGTAGAATGTATAGCAGATGTTCCTGCAGTAGATGTAGCAGTGGTGACAGATGAGGCAGACAACTGTACAGTAAATCCAACAGTAACACATGTTGGTGATGCATCAGATGGAAACACTTGTCCTGAAGTGATTACAAGAACATATAGAATTACTGATGATTGCGGAAACTTTGTAGATGTATTCCAAACAATCACTGTAGATGATATCACACCACCACTAGGAACAGCTCCAGCAGCAGTTACAGTTCAGTGTTCAGCAGATGTACCAGCTGCAGATCCAGCCCTAGTAACGGGAGTATTAGACAACTGTACAGCTAACCCAACGGTAAACTTTGTGGGTGATGCATCAGATGGAAACACATGTCCTGAAGTAATCACTAGAACTTATGAAATAGTAGATGATTGTGGAAATACAACAACAGTAACACAAACCATTACAGTTGATGATACAACACCACCAACTGCATCTAACCCTGCAAGTACAACTATTCCAGGTGGACCAGCTCCTGCACCGGATCCAAATGTTGTAATTGATGAGGCTGATAACTGTACAGCTAACCCTGTAGTGGCATTTGTATCACAAGTATCAGATAACAATCCATGTCCTGAAACAATTACCTACACTTACTCAGTGACTGATGATTGTGGAAACACTATCAACGTAACACATGATGTAATCATTACAGATCCTATTTTACCTACTGCATCAAATCCTTTACCGGTGACAGTTGAATGTATAGGAGATGTTCCGGCACCTGACCCGGCGGTGGTGACAGATGAGGCGGACAATAATATAGGTGCACCAGTAGTGGCTTGGGTTTCGGATGTATCAGATGGAAATACATGCCCTGAAGTGATAACAAGGACCTATTCTGTTACAGATGTATGTGGTAACACAATAAATGTTGCTCAAACAATTACGGTAAATGATATCACACCTCCAACAGCATCAAACCCTGTAGCCGTTACCGTTCAATGTATTGGGGATGTACCTGCAGTAGACATCAATGTTGTAACAGATGAAGCAGATAACTGTACAGTGAATCCAACAGTTACTCACGTATCAGATGTATCAGATGGAAACACATGTCCGGAGACAATTTCAAGAACTTATAGAATTACAGATGACTGTGGTAACACAACAGATGTAGTACAAACTATCACAGTTGATGACACAACACCACCAACGGCATCTAACCCTACTTCGGTAGTAGTTGAATGTATAGGAGATGTGCCAGCAGTTGATATTGCAGTAGTAACAGATGAGGCAGATAACTGTACAGCAGCTCCGGTTGTAGCACACGTATCAGATGTGTCAGATGGAAATACTTGTCCAGAGACAATTACAAGAACATATTCAGTAACGGATGATTGCGGAAACAGTATTGATGTAACACAAACGATAATTGTAAATGATATTACTGCACCAACAGCATCAAATCCTGCTCCTATTACAGTGAGTTGTGCATCTGATGTTCCATTGGCAGATATCACAGTAGTAACAGATGAAGCAGACAACTGTACAGCAGCACCTGTTGTAGCACACGTATCAGATGTTTCAAATGGAAATGTTTGTAATGGAGAAATTATTACAAGAACATACTCAGTAACGGATGATTGTGGAAACACCATTAACGTAACACAAGAAATCCACATTGATGCGGCAACACCAAGTGTAGATGCAGGATTGAGTCAAGTGGTATGTGAAGGAGATGCAGTAACCTTAACAGCATCAAATCCGGATAATGCTCAAATATCTTGGGACAATGGAGTATTGGACGGAATTTCATTTATTCCACCTGTAGGAAACAATACTTACACTGTTGTAGCTTCAGTATGTAATGGAGAGTGTTTCAGTGATGATCAAGTGAATGTGAATGTGAATCCTACACCAGTGATAGCATTTGAAGGAGATGTATTATTGGGCTGTGCTGATCATACGGTGACTTTCACAAATAATTCTACTGAACAATTTGATTGTAACTGGAGTTTTGGTGACGGAGGAGCATCTAATACATGTGGACCAGTATCTTACACATACAATAATTCAGGAATGTTTGATGTAACATTGACAGTAACTTCACAGGCGGGATGTACTGCATCAGACACATATAATGATTATGTTGAGGTAGTGGCTTATCCGGATGCAATTTTTTCTTACAGTCCAACTGAATTGGATATAATGGACACTGAAGTTGAGTTTACAAATGCTTCAACGAATGCATTGTATTATGAATGGAATTTTGGTGATTTGACACAGAATTCTACTGAAGAAAATCCAACACACGAGTATCCTAGTCAACAAGGTGGAGATTACATGGTAACATTATTAGCTTACAATGATTTAGGTTGTTATGATACCACAAATGCTTTGATCTCAATCAAAGACATTTTGATTTTCTATGTACCAAATGTGTTTACGCCAGACGGAAATTCAATAAACAATGATTTTAAACCAATCTTCTATTCGGGACTAGATATTTATGATTATCACCTGACGATTTTTGACAGATGGGGCGAAATAGTTTTTGAATCGTACAATGCTTCTGTTGGATGGAACGGACATTTTGGAGATGGTGGATTGGTACAGGATGGATCGTACGTATGGCAACTTGAATTTGGCGTAACAATGTCAGATGAGAAAAAGAAGCACCGAGGCCATGTTACAGTATTGAAATAA
- a CDS encoding DEAD/DEAH box helicase — MKFEDYRISIELKTNLKKMGFKRPTDIQFKCIPHIQKGEDLLAIAQTGTGKTAAFAIPILDKIQFIKKKTKTHAIRAIVMVPTRELAIQITNVFHELGRNTKVRTQCIYGGVEQDPQIDALLKGVDIMVTTPGRMFDLASQGYIQMDKVEVVILDEADHMLDLGFYKDIKDLVRYLPNSRQTLFFSATIDEKIKKLAYSLVKNPIRIQISPKDPVSKNVDHSVAFIEMDDKRFFLERLIKENEDLKFLVFVRTKVRAERVTAAMERVQIKSETIHGDKEQRDREEVLSRFKTGKNKILIATDVSARGIDIPDVDYVINYDLPEQAENYVHRVGRTGRGKKRGLALAFCAKNEIEILKQIESYITVPIKRAEIDSSEYQETILFSDDGSNNWKKLLEQEELDKKKKRKGK, encoded by the coding sequence ATGAAATTTGAAGATTACCGCATTTCTATTGAATTAAAAACCAATTTGAAAAAGATGGGCTTTAAAAGACCCACCGATATTCAGTTTAAATGCATTCCACACATTCAAAAAGGAGAAGATTTATTAGCCATTGCCCAAACAGGTACCGGTAAAACTGCTGCTTTTGCTATTCCTATTTTAGATAAAATTCAATTCATAAAGAAGAAAACCAAAACTCATGCTATTAGAGCAATAGTTATGGTACCTACTAGAGAATTGGCTATTCAAATAACCAATGTTTTTCATGAATTAGGAAGAAATACAAAGGTAAGAACTCAGTGTATTTATGGTGGAGTTGAACAAGATCCTCAAATTGATGCTTTGTTAAAAGGAGTTGACATCATGGTAACCACACCTGGTAGAATGTTTGATTTGGCAAGTCAAGGTTATATTCAAATGGACAAAGTAGAGGTTGTTATTTTAGATGAAGCGGATCACATGTTAGATCTTGGATTCTATAAAGACATCAAAGATTTGGTAAGATATCTGCCAAATAGCAGACAAACGCTTTTCTTTTCAGCTACAATAGATGAGAAGATTAAAAAACTAGCTTATTCGCTGGTAAAAAATCCAATCCGAATTCAAATTAGTCCTAAAGATCCGGTATCTAAAAACGTTGACCATTCTGTCGCCTTTATTGAAATGGATGATAAGAGATTCTTTTTAGAGAGATTGATTAAGGAGAATGAAGATTTAAAATTCTTGGTTTTTGTGCGTACCAAAGTCAGAGCCGAAAGGGTTACGGCTGCTATGGAAAGAGTTCAAATAAAATCTGAAACTATTCATGGGGATAAGGAACAAAGAGATAGAGAAGAAGTTTTAAGTCGTTTTAAAACCGGTAAAAACAAGATTTTAATCGCAACAGATGTTTCCGCAAGAGGAATAGACATCCCAGACGTAGATTATGTAATTAATTACGATTTACCTGAGCAAGCAGAAAACTATGTGCACAGGGTTGGACGTACAGGAAGAGGTAAAAAAAGAGGGTTAGCACTTGCATTTTGTGCGAAAAACGAAATAGAAATATTAAAACAAATTGAATCTTATATTACTGTTCCTATTAAAAGGGCTGAAATAGATTCAAGTGAATATCAGGAAACTATTTTGTTTTCGGATGATGGATCAAATAACTGGAAAAAGTTATTGGAACAAGAAGAATTAGATAAAAAGAAAAAAAGAAAAGGGAAGTAA
- a CDS encoding DUF2480 family protein, whose translation MAEEIVNKVAQAQIEQIDLSSFKSNDLLMEIDLKNQLWNDLVLKEKDFRDWVKEHDWSQYAGNSVSVFCSSDAIIPAWAFMLVTAQLKDANVYCANVKQTREEQFFQNLNNWNIDHLQDKRVMVKGCSDIPNPNKAYVVLTKKLIPIVKSLMFGEPCSAVPVYKKK comes from the coding sequence ATGGCAGAGGAAATAGTGAATAAAGTAGCCCAAGCTCAAATTGAGCAGATTGATTTGTCTTCATTTAAATCGAACGACTTATTGATGGAGATTGATTTAAAGAATCAACTTTGGAATGATTTGGTTCTAAAGGAAAAGGATTTTAGAGATTGGGTAAAGGAGCATGATTGGAGTCAGTATGCTGGAAATTCAGTTAGTGTTTTTTGTTCTTCTGATGCAATAATTCCTGCATGGGCCTTTATGCTAGTAACGGCTCAATTAAAAGATGCTAATGTTTATTGTGCAAATGTTAAACAAACAAGGGAAGAACAGTTTTTCCAAAATTTAAATAATTGGAATATTGACCATTTACAAGATAAAAGGGTGATGGTTAAAGGATGTTCTGATATTCCAAATCCAAATAAGGCATATGTAGTCCTTACTAAAAAGTTGATTCCAATTGTAAAAAGCTTGATGTTTGGTGAACCTTGTTCTGCGGTTCCGGTTTATAAGAAAAAGTAG